From Echinicola soli, a single genomic window includes:
- a CDS encoding arylsulfatase, whose product MRYSILSLIVTSLLLLNQQEVCFAQTSQRPNVIIIMTDDQGYGELSVHGNPVLKTPELDKLHQESIRLTDFHVAPMCTPTRGQLITGIDAVKNGATNVSSGRTLLRKDLRTMADYFKDSNYNTGIFGKWHLGDNYPYRPEDRGFEESLWFPSSHIGSVPDYWGNDYFDDVYIRNGKRETFEGYCTDVFFDQAKGFMKKAAENEKPFFVYLPTNTPHQPFYAKPGDIEEMERIINDSEFAGMEESTKEKLIRYLAMIRNIDQNVGDLQKFLKDNKLDKNTILIFLTDNGSTFGPKYYNAGMRGKKVQLYEGGHRVPFFIKWPAGNIGEPRDVDGLTQVQDILPTLLELCGIQKDEESDFDGISLAGVIKGQEEIDPERVLWINFSRMPFSNYPSPYASSIIEKSGAAVLWKDWRLLNQRELYNLVEDPLQQHNVIDQYPDVVHKMETHLDKFWQEAKEVVNEPQRVIIGAPEENPSVLTACEWMDVFLDRQLQVARGDTKNSYWLLNVAEAGKYTFELRRWPKETGAPLQGSVDSGRSFPIAYARIFLKGEAGEFMRRKKVSSSDQGSQFTVNLEKGPVALHTWFDDKNGNNIVGAYYVYVEKEEVSDVQ is encoded by the coding sequence ATGAGATACAGCATACTTTCTTTAATCGTGACAAGCCTGCTTTTGCTTAATCAACAGGAAGTCTGTTTTGCCCAGACCAGTCAACGGCCGAATGTGATCATCATCATGACCGATGATCAGGGATACGGTGAATTGTCTGTTCATGGCAATCCTGTGCTAAAAACCCCGGAGCTGGATAAACTGCATCAGGAGAGCATCAGGTTGACCGATTTTCATGTAGCACCCATGTGTACGCCGACAAGAGGTCAGCTGATCACCGGTATTGACGCGGTAAAAAACGGTGCGACCAATGTAAGCAGCGGAAGAACACTGTTGAGGAAAGATCTCAGGACCATGGCCGATTACTTTAAGGACAGCAATTACAACACAGGAATATTCGGTAAGTGGCACCTTGGAGATAACTATCCCTACCGGCCGGAAGACAGGGGATTTGAAGAATCCTTGTGGTTTCCGTCTTCACACATCGGTTCTGTGCCCGATTATTGGGGCAATGATTATTTCGATGATGTTTACATCCGCAATGGAAAAAGAGAAACGTTTGAAGGGTACTGTACGGATGTTTTCTTTGACCAGGCCAAAGGTTTTATGAAAAAAGCGGCTGAAAATGAAAAACCTTTCTTCGTTTACCTGCCCACCAACACACCGCACCAACCTTTCTATGCCAAGCCCGGGGATATCGAAGAAATGGAGCGGATAATCAATGACTCCGAATTTGCGGGAATGGAAGAAAGCACCAAGGAAAAACTTATCCGATACCTGGCCATGATCCGAAACATTGATCAAAATGTGGGTGATCTTCAGAAATTTCTTAAAGACAACAAATTGGATAAGAATACCATTCTGATTTTCCTTACCGATAACGGTAGTACGTTTGGTCCGAAATACTATAACGCCGGAATGAGGGGCAAGAAAGTCCAGCTATACGAAGGAGGGCACCGTGTGCCTTTCTTCATCAAATGGCCAGCGGGTAACATTGGGGAACCACGTGATGTGGATGGTCTTACCCAGGTTCAGGACATCCTTCCGACCCTTTTGGAACTGTGCGGTATTCAAAAGGACGAAGAAAGTGATTTTGACGGTATTAGCCTGGCCGGGGTTATAAAGGGGCAGGAAGAAATTGATCCCGAAAGAGTGCTTTGGATCAATTTCAGTAGAATGCCGTTTTCCAATTACCCTTCCCCATATGCCAGCTCCATCATAGAAAAATCCGGTGCAGCTGTGCTGTGGAAAGACTGGCGGCTGTTAAACCAACGTGAACTTTATAACCTTGTCGAAGATCCCCTTCAGCAGCACAATGTCATCGATCAATATCCGGATGTAGTGCATAAAATGGAAACCCACCTGGATAAGTTCTGGCAGGAGGCCAAAGAGGTGGTAAACGAGCCGCAACGGGTCATCATAGGGGCGCCTGAAGAGAACCCTTCGGTCCTGACCGCATGTGAGTGGATGGATGTTTTCCTGGACAGGCAGTTACAGGTGGCCAGGGGAGATACCAAAAACAGCTATTGGCTGCTCAATGTGGCTGAGGCTGGAAAATACACATTCGAACTCAGAAGGTGGCCGAAAGAAACAGGTGCCCCGTTACAGGGCAGTGTTGATTCGGGAAGATCCTTTCCCATAGCGTATGCAAGAATATTCCTGAAAGGTGAAGCAGGTGAATTTATGCGCAGGAAAAAAGTCAGCTCGTCTGATCAGGGCAGCCAGTTTACCGTCAACCTGGAAAAAGGTCCGGTAGCATTGCATACATGGTTTGATGATAAAAACGGAAACAATATTGTCGGGGCTTACTATGTGTATGTGGAGAAAGAGGAGGTGTCGGATGTCCAGTAA
- a CDS encoding GRP family sugar transporter, which yields MFIVESYVTAIVFCFITMLCWGSWANTQKLIQKTWRFELFYWDYVIGIFLFSLASALTLGSLGADGRPFIEDIQQAETANMLSALIGGVVFNLANILLTAAIAGAGMAVAFPIGIGIALVLGVMWNYFLVEKGDPVSLFLGVLFVTLAIVLNAAAYRKSRPAQQSSGSKWIIVSVVAGVLMSLFYRFVASSMDLENFKAPTAGMMTPYSAVVIFSVGILLSNLVFNSILLKRPLEGPPIPYSKYFKGKISWHSIGLLGGCIWALGNVFNLIAAGKAGPAISYGLGQGATLVAALWGVLIWKEFSNSPKPVNGLIAAMFCSFIIGLGLIIYSGGS from the coding sequence ATGTTCATTGTTGAGAGTTACGTTACGGCCATTGTTTTTTGTTTCATCACCATGTTGTGTTGGGGGTCTTGGGCCAATACACAAAAACTGATTCAAAAGACCTGGAGGTTTGAACTGTTTTATTGGGATTACGTGATCGGTATTTTTCTTTTTTCCCTGGCTTCAGCCTTGACCCTGGGTAGCTTAGGTGCTGATGGAAGGCCCTTTATAGAAGATATCCAACAGGCAGAGACCGCTAATATGCTCAGTGCCCTTATAGGCGGAGTGGTGTTTAACCTGGCCAATATACTGCTGACCGCTGCCATAGCCGGGGCCGGAATGGCCGTAGCCTTCCCCATAGGCATCGGAATAGCGCTGGTACTGGGGGTGATGTGGAATTACTTTCTGGTCGAAAAAGGAGATCCGGTCAGTCTGTTCCTGGGAGTGCTTTTTGTCACACTGGCGATCGTACTCAATGCAGCGGCCTATCGAAAATCCAGGCCGGCGCAACAAAGCTCCGGGTCAAAATGGATCATCGTATCGGTGGTAGCAGGTGTTTTGATGTCCCTGTTTTACCGATTTGTGGCCTCCAGCATGGACTTGGAAAACTTTAAAGCGCCGACAGCAGGTATGATGACACCCTATTCTGCTGTGGTCATTTTCTCGGTGGGGATTTTGCTCAGCAATCTGGTTTTTAACAGCATTTTACTCAAAAGGCCTTTGGAAGGCCCCCCTATCCCTTATAGTAAATATTTTAAAGGAAAAATCAGCTGGCACAGTATCGGTCTTCTTGGCGGATGCATCTGGGCCTTGGGGAATGTGTTTAACCTGATTGCCGCAGGTAAGGCAGGACCGGCTATTTCTTATGGCCTGGGACAGGGGGCTACGTTGGTGGCAGCGCTTTGGGGAGTGTTGATTTGGAAAGAATTTAGTAACAGTCCAAAACCGGTGAACGGACTGATTGCTGCGATGTTTTGCAGCTTTATTATCGGTCTGGGACTGATCATATACTCAGGAGGTTCTTGA
- the rbsK gene encoding ribokinase, with translation MKKVLVVGSSNRDLIVTVNDFPRPGESVMGKSFLQMMGGKGGNQAIAAKRAGAEVLFISCIGKDENGTAIKQNYQSEGLDVSCMLVSTDKPTGVALITVDRHGENNIVIIGGANEDLLPEKMMDLDMAIEKSDIILLQLEIPVLTNLEISRRAKKSHKKVVLNAAPAMTIPQELLALVDILIVNETEAEAISGIKVKNYPEKAVQHLMANGADQVVLTLGKKGLLYATDSTGIAHLPAYEVDSVDSTAAGDTFCGALVAALGRNMAWKDALKYSMAAAAISVQKMGAQPSIPNRTQVEAFLSQNSLIHNP, from the coding sequence ATGAAAAAAGTATTAGTAGTTGGAAGTTCCAACAGGGACCTCATCGTAACTGTCAACGATTTTCCGCGGCCGGGAGAATCAGTAATGGGCAAATCATTTTTACAGATGATGGGAGGAAAGGGGGGGAACCAGGCCATAGCTGCCAAAAGAGCCGGTGCGGAGGTGTTGTTTATTTCCTGCATTGGAAAAGATGAAAACGGGACCGCGATTAAGCAAAACTACCAGTCCGAAGGGCTTGATGTTTCTTGCATGCTGGTTTCCACCGACAAGCCCACCGGTGTCGCGCTGATTACCGTGGATCGGCATGGAGAGAACAACATTGTTATCATAGGAGGCGCGAATGAAGACTTGCTTCCCGAAAAAATGATGGACCTGGATATGGCTATTGAAAAATCAGATATCATACTCCTGCAGTTGGAAATACCCGTGTTGACCAATCTGGAGATCAGCAGGCGGGCGAAGAAAAGCCATAAGAAAGTAGTCTTGAACGCTGCCCCTGCGATGACAATACCGCAGGAACTGTTGGCGTTAGTGGATATTTTAATTGTCAACGAAACCGAAGCAGAGGCCATCAGTGGCATAAAAGTTAAAAACTACCCGGAAAAGGCAGTTCAGCATTTGATGGCAAATGGAGCTGATCAGGTAGTGCTCACCTTGGGCAAAAAGGGCCTACTCTATGCAACCGACTCAACGGGAATAGCTCATTTGCCGGCTTATGAGGTAGACTCTGTGGATTCTACAGCGGCAGGGGACACGTTTTGCGGGGCGTTGGTGGCAGCACTGGGCCGTAATATGGCATGGAAGGATGCATTGAAATATTCAATGGCAGCCGCTGCCATATCGGTCCAGAAGATGGGAGCCCAGCCCTCTATCCCGAACAGGACCCAAGTAGAGGCTTTCCTTTCCCAAAATAGCTTAATCCATAACCCATAA
- a CDS encoding nucleoside hydrolase codes for MKRNYDLLVHKYSVCVMGFVLFCANHTKGVGLKKIQKYFSLTLPLLWLGAICWLSYSCQSKTTDVKQQSSIDKITEPIPVILDTDISGDYDDVGAMAVLHALADKGEIRILATVASNQSPLVAPTIEVINTYFGRPDLPIGAPKISGTTRDSRNIHWPDTLMANFPHTIQSNDDVPGAVQVYRSVLNSQPDTSVTIITVGYLTNMKNLLQSPPDSISSLAGKELIRKKVKTWVAMAGDFEDGREANVRKDSAASHYAISNWPTPVVFSGFEIGNDIVTGLELVKSGERTPITIPYRIGISSRPIDRKGRPSWDQTAVLAAGRGFDPYFSTRRGKFTATADGLSSWKDDPEGPHIRLVKKMGTEALTKEIEALMMHRPKEE; via the coding sequence ATGAAAAGAAATTATGACCTATTAGTGCACAAATATTCCGTTTGCGTTATGGGGTTTGTCCTTTTTTGCGCAAATCATACCAAAGGTGTCGGTCTGAAGAAGATACAAAAATATTTTTCGCTCACGTTGCCGCTTTTGTGGTTGGGAGCCATTTGTTGGTTAAGCTATTCCTGCCAATCAAAGACAACTGATGTAAAGCAGCAATCAAGCATTGATAAGATCACAGAACCCATACCGGTCATTTTGGATACCGATATCAGCGGTGACTATGACGATGTGGGAGCCATGGCGGTGCTGCACGCACTCGCTGACAAAGGAGAAATCCGAATCCTTGCCACGGTTGCGTCCAATCAAAGCCCGCTGGTAGCACCGACCATCGAGGTCATCAATACTTATTTTGGCAGGCCTGATTTACCTATAGGCGCACCAAAGATATCAGGAACAACCCGCGATTCCAGAAATATACATTGGCCCGATACCTTGATGGCTAATTTTCCCCACACGATCCAAAGCAATGACGATGTTCCCGGGGCGGTACAGGTTTACCGTTCGGTGCTCAATAGTCAGCCGGACACATCGGTCACGATCATTACGGTTGGTTATCTGACCAATATGAAAAATCTGCTGCAATCTCCACCGGATTCGATATCAAGTCTTGCAGGGAAGGAATTGATCAGGAAGAAGGTGAAGACATGGGTGGCCATGGCGGGAGATTTTGAAGATGGGCGGGAAGCGAATGTGCGAAAGGACTCAGCAGCATCCCATTATGCTATAAGCAACTGGCCGACCCCGGTAGTCTTCAGTGGGTTTGAAATCGGAAATGATATTGTTACAGGATTGGAGTTGGTCAAGTCAGGAGAACGGACTCCCATCACCATTCCGTACAGGATAGGCATTTCATCCCGCCCCATTGATAGAAAGGGCAGACCTAGCTGGGACCAAACCGCTGTATTGGCTGCAGGAAGGGGCTTCGATCCTTATTTTTCCACCCGGCGTGGAAAGTTTACGGCCACAGCAGATGGCTTGAGCAGCTGGAAAGATGATCCTGAAGGACCGCATATCCGCTTGGTTAAAAAGATGGGGACTGAAGCTCTGACAAAGGAAATAGAAGCCCTGATGATGCATAGGCCGAAGGAAGAGTGA
- a CDS encoding LacI family DNA-binding transcriptional regulator has product MKKTSITDIAKATDLSITTVSRVLNGKAKAYRIGEKSQKLVLEAAKKLNYSPNHAAANLRSGKSHTIALLIPTLANPFFASLASKINNDIRKEGYTTILSESGENLEREKEILKNLLSRNIEGLIMVPCGQEFEHIIALKNKDLPIVCMDRYIDELDLPYVSTDNYYGAYEATNLLINSGHKNILGIQGELYSVPNQQRAQGFAAALKDAGIDEINLKGDSFSVQNGYLETKLALQNTSTPSAIFAFSNTIALGCLKALKEDNLKIPEDVSLISFDDHPFLDFLATPITSVAQPESDIARLSTRFLFALINKTPLESQKMLLKPQIKIRESIKKL; this is encoded by the coding sequence ATGAAAAAAACAAGCATCACAGACATTGCAAAAGCAACCGACCTTTCCATCACAACGGTATCTAGGGTATTGAACGGAAAGGCAAAAGCATATCGTATTGGTGAAAAATCACAAAAGCTGGTGTTAGAAGCAGCAAAAAAACTCAATTACAGTCCCAATCATGCAGCTGCTAATTTGCGATCAGGCAAGAGCCATACCATTGCGCTGCTTATTCCCACACTGGCCAACCCCTTTTTTGCCAGCCTGGCAAGCAAAATCAACAATGATATCAGAAAAGAAGGCTATACCACTATTTTAAGTGAAAGCGGAGAGAACTTGGAACGTGAAAAAGAAATCCTCAAGAACCTCCTCTCAAGAAATATCGAAGGCTTGATCATGGTCCCCTGTGGACAGGAGTTTGAGCATATCATAGCATTGAAAAACAAAGACTTGCCTATTGTTTGTATGGACAGGTACATCGATGAGCTGGATTTGCCCTACGTATCCACCGACAATTATTACGGAGCCTATGAAGCCACCAATTTACTGATAAATTCCGGACACAAGAACATCCTTGGAATCCAGGGTGAGCTGTATTCGGTACCTAACCAGCAAAGGGCCCAAGGATTTGCCGCTGCACTAAAAGATGCCGGTATTGACGAGATAAATTTAAAGGGCGATAGTTTTAGCGTTCAGAACGGCTATCTGGAGACAAAATTGGCCCTTCAAAATACAAGTACTCCTTCGGCGATCTTTGCATTTAGCAATACTATTGCTCTTGGCTGCTTAAAAGCCCTTAAAGAAGATAACCTAAAAATCCCAGAGGATGTGTCGCTTATATCCTTTGATGATCACCCTTTTTTAGATTTTCTGGCCACACCAATAACCAGCGTAGCCCAGCCGGAGAGCGATATCGCAAGGTTGTCCACTCGTTTCCTTTTTGCCCTGATCAACAAAACCCCACTTGAATCGCAGAAAATGCTGCTCAAGCCCCAAATAAAAATCAGAGAGTCTATTAAAAAATTATAA
- a CDS encoding purple acid phosphatase family protein has translation MISMQPNLCHLLLSLVLLSVSCSKPKEVASLTAKALISEKVTELYATGTAETHNELTYEGAMDMFTVSEKKILATRHWSFEVNVPVTVSVMRSKKQRHLPFWLEENGFEKTSMEVSNEMTDYEVWQKQFDRGSVGLGINGLENYKYHYFVCVTPQFPNETLQISNIYPENQFIGTMDNGAFTYHDWDELVLFDVPEKLKGQQLLTTVRGRGTESHLVDAFRITKFPSSQKADQVMLTWSDDPATSVDIQWRTATSVQQGSVFYRPIGSPDSLKVPAQKSQMEDLRLANDRHTHRFTAKIRDLNPGTTYEYKLNTQAQWPEEQHFGTPSDDDSFSFIWYGDAHYSPDWGTIANQAFRSHPDAAFHAVAGDLVSDGLHRDQWDELFAYSERIISQKPFMNVLGNHDNRMGLGAHMYRDLFSYPDNGPSNIPQEHTYSFDYKNALFLMIDATSRDELQTEWIEQQLKSSNATWKFAMFHFPPYNWEEPYTNIQKEWIPLFDKYHVDMVFSGHIHYYMRSNPMYDGKVVDHHSQGTSYIISIGIPSGPKEIGEEDYAATRKSEGQFYQVIKIDGKTLTYSAIDAEENVIDEVTLSK, from the coding sequence ATGATATCCATGCAACCTAACTTATGTCACCTATTACTGTCCCTTGTACTCTTGTCCGTCTCCTGTTCCAAACCAAAGGAAGTTGCATCCCTGACTGCAAAGGCGTTGATCTCGGAAAAAGTCACTGAGCTATATGCTACCGGAACGGCCGAAACCCACAACGAACTAACCTATGAGGGGGCGATGGACATGTTTACAGTTTCCGAAAAGAAAATTCTCGCGACCAGGCACTGGTCCTTTGAGGTCAATGTACCGGTAACCGTTTCGGTCATGAGGAGCAAAAAACAAAGACACCTCCCCTTTTGGCTGGAAGAAAATGGATTTGAAAAAACCTCCATGGAGGTGAGTAACGAAATGACCGATTATGAGGTGTGGCAAAAGCAATTTGACCGTGGATCTGTCGGGCTGGGCATCAATGGCCTGGAAAATTACAAGTACCATTATTTTGTTTGTGTCACCCCTCAATTCCCGAACGAAACATTACAGATCAGCAATATATATCCAGAAAACCAGTTCATTGGCACCATGGACAATGGAGCCTTTACCTATCATGACTGGGATGAACTGGTGCTCTTTGATGTCCCTGAAAAACTAAAAGGCCAGCAGCTACTGACCACCGTCCGGGGCCGTGGTACTGAATCCCATCTCGTCGATGCTTTCCGTATCACTAAATTCCCCTCTTCACAAAAAGCAGATCAGGTCATGTTGACCTGGAGTGATGACCCTGCCACCTCAGTGGACATCCAGTGGAGAACGGCCACCTCCGTGCAACAGGGTAGCGTGTTCTATCGACCAATTGGTAGTCCGGACTCCCTAAAGGTACCTGCTCAGAAATCACAAATGGAGGACCTTAGATTGGCCAACGACCGCCATACCCATCGCTTTACGGCAAAGATCAGGGACCTGAACCCTGGAACAACCTATGAATACAAGCTGAACACCCAAGCGCAATGGCCGGAAGAACAGCATTTCGGCACCCCTTCGGACGACGATAGCTTTTCTTTCATTTGGTATGGGGATGCCCACTATTCGCCAGACTGGGGCACTATTGCCAACCAGGCCTTTCGCAGCCATCCCGATGCCGCATTCCATGCAGTGGCAGGTGACCTGGTAAGCGACGGACTGCACAGGGACCAATGGGATGAGCTCTTTGCCTACTCCGAAAGGATTATTTCCCAAAAACCTTTTATGAATGTCCTTGGAAACCATGACAACCGTATGGGCCTGGGAGCACACATGTACCGGGACCTTTTCAGCTATCCTGACAATGGCCCCAGTAACATCCCGCAAGAACATACCTATTCCTTCGATTATAAGAATGCTCTATTCCTGATGATCGATGCTACGTCCAGGGATGAACTGCAGACCGAATGGATCGAACAACAACTCAAATCATCAAATGCTACCTGGAAGTTTGCCATGTTCCATTTCCCTCCCTACAATTGGGAAGAACCGTATACCAATATCCAAAAGGAGTGGATTCCTCTGTTTGACAAATACCATGTGGACATGGTATTTTCCGGTCACATCCATTATTACATGCGTTCAAATCCCATGTACGACGGAAAAGTTGTGGACCACCATAGCCAAGGCACTTCTTATATTATTTCCATTGGCATCCCCAGCGGCCCCAAGGAAATCGGAGAAGAAGATTACGCGGCGACCAGAAAATCGGAAGGCCAATTTTACCAGGTCATAAAAATCGATGGCAAGACCCTGACCTATTCTGCCATTGACGCTGAGGAAAATGTGATCGATGAAGTTACCCTATCGAAATAA
- a CDS encoding endonuclease/exonuclease/phosphatase family protein: MKTLYFCWIALIGFSACASTETFSPAPDPVTEKPAGQGRSIEILCYNIHHCNPPSRPGVIDLESVARVIRDSGAEIVGLQEVDVYTERSGKSLHMAKELAEMTGMDYYYFSKGIDYQGGEYGTAILSKYPLSDTTTLLLPAEEGTEQRTLSVATVTLDEDTKIRFANTHLDYTSASNALSQAKKIISYFQDKTLPAIMVGDFNSVPNSGPILHLDGYFSRTCRNDCAPTSPADNPRKVIDFIMYKGKDDFNVGLHQVIQEPYASDHLPVKATLVLKE, from the coding sequence ATGAAAACACTTTATTTCTGTTGGATAGCCCTGATCGGATTTTCCGCATGTGCTTCCACCGAAACATTTTCCCCGGCCCCTGATCCCGTGACGGAAAAACCAGCCGGCCAAGGTCGTTCCATTGAGATACTTTGCTATAATATCCACCATTGCAATCCCCCTTCCCGGCCTGGGGTGATCGACCTGGAGTCAGTGGCCAGGGTCATTCGGGACAGTGGAGCGGAGATCGTGGGCCTTCAGGAAGTGGATGTCTACACCGAGCGATCGGGAAAGTCCCTTCATATGGCCAAGGAACTGGCAGAAATGACCGGAATGGATTATTACTATTTCTCCAAGGGCATTGATTACCAGGGAGGGGAGTATGGTACGGCCATCCTTTCCAAATATCCCTTGTCCGATACCACTACCTTGCTGCTGCCTGCAGAAGAGGGAACAGAACAACGCACCCTGTCGGTGGCCACCGTTACCTTGGATGAGGACACCAAAATTAGGTTTGCCAATACTCATCTGGACTATACCAGCGCTTCCAATGCGCTTTCCCAGGCAAAGAAAATCATCAGTTATTTCCAGGATAAAACATTGCCAGCCATTATGGTGGGGGATTTTAATTCTGTGCCGAACAGTGGCCCAATTCTACACTTGGACGGGTATTTTTCCCGAACCTGCAGAAATGATTGTGCCCCTACGTCTCCTGCCGATAATCCAAGAAAGGTCATTGACTTTATCATGTATAAGGGTAAGGACGATTTTAATGTGGGCCTCCATCAGGTCATCCAGGAGCCCTATGCATCGGACCATTTACCGGTTAAGGCTACTTTGGTATTGAAAGAATAA
- a CDS encoding RagB/SusD family nutrient uptake outer membrane protein, which produces MMLTKMKNLRYIFSLLSLVLFLPSCNDAFLDREPLDAISDVNFWQNSEQLLLAVNGAYAYLKAKNTVDMENLGDNTVWPTSTSYRLISSGNYNNDLGTLNTEWVNAYEGIRRCNHFLENYQKAEMSDEALKSRYAAEVRFVRAYLYSYLTFLYGDVPHVTKALNVGDPELYGPRDDRDEIVAWILDELTALADDLPVSYPNSDFGRITKGAALGWKSRVALFYGQYEVAEQAAKLVMDLGHYALYPDYYELFTSEADASKNPGNKETMLSRIHTTDVSMHNLSREIQVPDQSARWNPTKSLVDAYLCADGRPIDDSPLYDESSYAALFEDRDPRMKMTILSPGSPWGGREDGNEANTDNSTYTAPKFNQNRQGSVTATGYYFSKYCDLDAVPTYNRDENDIIIMRYAEVLLNYAEARLEQGTLTQADLDMTINLLRERVGMHPMDINELSAWGMDLREEIRRERRVELVLEGQRYFDILRWKRGDLLAQDVKGMKKEFILRQQDVESVPADEEGYIVFLTGNTFQQDKHYLWPVPLKQRDLNPNLDQNPNW; this is translated from the coding sequence ATGATGCTAACGAAAATGAAAAACTTACGATATATCTTCTCGCTGCTATCCTTGGTGCTTTTCCTGCCGAGCTGTAATGATGCATTTTTGGACAGGGAGCCGCTGGATGCCATTTCTGATGTGAACTTCTGGCAGAACTCCGAGCAATTGCTGTTGGCCGTAAACGGGGCTTATGCCTACCTGAAGGCCAAAAATACCGTGGATATGGAAAACCTCGGCGACAATACCGTCTGGCCGACCTCTACGTCCTACCGGCTTATTTCCAGTGGAAATTACAATAATGATCTGGGGACACTCAATACCGAGTGGGTCAATGCCTACGAGGGCATCCGGCGGTGCAACCACTTTTTGGAAAATTACCAAAAGGCCGAGATGTCTGATGAGGCACTAAAAAGCAGGTATGCTGCAGAAGTACGGTTTGTCCGCGCTTACCTGTACAGTTACCTGACTTTTTTGTACGGCGATGTCCCGCACGTAACCAAGGCACTTAATGTGGGGGATCCTGAGCTCTATGGTCCCAGGGATGACAGGGATGAAATTGTGGCATGGATACTGGATGAATTGACCGCGTTGGCAGATGACCTTCCCGTTTCCTACCCCAATTCAGATTTTGGTAGGATTACCAAGGGGGCGGCCTTGGGATGGAAATCCCGAGTTGCACTCTTTTACGGGCAATATGAGGTGGCTGAACAGGCAGCCAAATTGGTCATGGATCTCGGTCACTATGCCCTATATCCGGATTATTACGAGCTGTTTACCTCAGAAGCGGATGCCTCTAAAAATCCTGGGAACAAAGAGACCATGCTGTCCCGGATCCATACCACCGACGTGAGCATGCACAACCTGAGCCGTGAAATTCAGGTGCCTGACCAATCTGCACGTTGGAATCCTACCAAGTCCCTGGTGGATGCCTACCTCTGTGCAGATGGACGGCCGATTGACGATTCGCCGCTTTACGATGAATCTTCTTACGCGGCCCTTTTCGAGGACAGGGATCCCAGGATGAAAATGACCATTCTCAGTCCCGGCAGCCCATGGGGAGGCCGTGAAGATGGAAATGAAGCCAATACGGACAATTCTACCTATACCGCTCCGAAATTTAACCAAAACCGGCAGGGATCCGTAACGGCTACCGGGTATTATTTCTCCAAGTACTGTGACCTGGATGCCGTGCCTACCTATAACCGGGATGAAAACGACATCATTATCATGCGTTATGCTGAAGTCCTGCTCAACTATGCCGAGGCGAGGCTTGAACAGGGTACGCTTACGCAGGCAGACCTTGATATGACCATTAACCTGCTGCGAGAGCGTGTGGGCATGCATCCCATGGACATCAATGAACTAAGTGCCTGGGGCATGGACCTCAGGGAAGAAATACGCAGGGAGCGAAGAGTGGAACTGGTGCTGGAAGGCCAGCGGTATTTCGATATCCTACGATGGAAAAGAGGTGACCTGCTGGCACAGGATGTCAAGGGCATGAAAAAGGAGTTTATCCTCCGGCAACAGGATGTGGAGAGCGTTCCTGCCGATGAGGAAGGCTATATTGTCTTTCTGACCGGTAATACCTTCCAGCAGGATAAGCACTATCTCTGGCCCGTGCCCTTGAAGCAGCGTGATCTCAACCCTAACCTGGATCAAAATCCCAATTGGTAA